From Anopheles darlingi chromosome 2, idAnoDarlMG_H_01, whole genome shotgun sequence, the proteins below share one genomic window:
- the LOC125960066 gene encoding cyclin-dependent kinase 8, giving the protein MTTAVMMDYEFKMKTQQERAKVEDLFEYEGCKVGRGTYGHVYKAHRKEGNDPKDYALKQIEGTGLSMSACREIALLRELKHPNVINLIRVFLSHTDRKVWLLFDYAEHDLWHIIKFHRAAKATKKPVMVPKGMVKSLLYQILDGIHYLHSNWVLHRDLKPANILVMGEGNERGRVKIADMGFARLFNAPLKPLADLDPVVVTFWYRAPELLLGARHYTKAIDIWAIGCIFAELLTSEPIFHCRQEDIKTSNPYHHDQLDRIFNVMGFPQDKDWEDIRKMPEHHTLTKDFKRSNYASCSLIKYMERHKIKPDSKAFHLLQKLLLMDPNKRITSEQAMQDPYFSEDPMPTADVFAGCPIPYPKREFLTDEDQDDKGEKRQQQQQQQQQQQQQQQQQQQQQQQQQQQQQQQQQQQQQQQQQQQQQQQQQQQQQQQQQQQQQQQQNNQQQNQQGNNAQQQQPGNPQQMQQGGGQGGSGMDHNGAKRVRLTGPNGHPTTQQGGGMTQQEYHQQQQQNQQMMFNNAQQGGFQQRY; this is encoded by the exons ATGACTACTGCCGTGATGATGGACTACGAGTTCAAGATGAAGACCCAGCAGGAGCGGGCCAAGGTGGAAGATCTGTTCGAGTACGAAGGCTGTAAGGTGGGTCGCGGAACCTATGGCCACGTGTACAAAGCGCACCGGAAGGAGGGTAACGATCCCAAGGATTACGCGCTGAAGCAAATCGAAGGAACCGGGCTTTCGATGTCGGCTTGCCGTGAGATAGCG CTTCTTCGCGAACTAAAACACCCGAATGTGATCAATCTTATCCGGGTGTTTCTGTCGCACACGGATCGGAAGGTGTGGCTGCTGTTCGATTACGCCGAACATGATCTCTGGCACATCATCAAGTTTCATCGGGCTGCGAAGGCCACCAAGAAACCGGTCATGGTGCCGAAAGGGATGGTCAAGAGTTTACTGTACCAAATTCTCGATGGCATTCACTATCTGCACAGTAACTGGGTATTACACCGGGATTTG AAACCGGCCAATATTCTAGTGATGGGGGAGGGAAACGAGAGGGGTCGTGTTAAGATTGCGGACATGGGTTTCGCACGACTGTTCAATGCTCCGCTGAAACCACTGGCGGATCTTGacccggtggtggtaacaTTCTGGTATCGTGCcccggagctgctgcttggtgccCGGCACTACACGAAGGCAATCGATATATGGGCCATTGGGTGTATCTTTGCCGAGCTGCTTACATCCGAACCGATCTTTCACTGTCGCCAGGAGGACATTAAAACGAGTAATCCGTACCATCACGACCAGCTCGATCGTATCTTTAACGTAATGGGCTTTCCACAAGACAAAGACTGGGAGGATATCCGCAAGATGCCCGAACATCACACCCTCACGAAGGACTTTAAACGATCCAA TTACGCCAGTTGCTCTCTGATAAAATACATGGAGCGCCACAAAATCAAACCGGATAGCAAAGCATTCCATCTGTTACAGAAGCTGCTCTTAATGGATCCCAATAAGCGAATCACATCCGAGCAGGCGATGCAGGATCCATACTTCTCGGAAGATCCAATGCCAACGGCCGACGTGTTTGCCGGTTGCCCAATACCCTACCCGAAGCGTGAATTCCTTACGGATGAAGACCAGGACGATAAGGGAGAaaagcggcaacaacaacaacagcaacagcagcagcaacagcaacagcagcaacaacaacagcagcaacagcagcagcagcaacagcagcaacagcagcaacagcagcagcagcagcaacagcaacagcaacagcagcaacagcaacagcagcaacagcaacagcagcagcaacaacagcaacagcagcagcagcaacaaaacaatcagCAACAAAATCAGCAAGGAAAT AAtgcgcagcaacaacagcccgGAAAT CCTCAGCAAATGCAGCAGGGTGGTGGTCAAGGTGGAAGCGGTATGGATCATAATGGAGCCAAACGGGTACGCCTGACTGGACCAAACGGGCACCCGACCACTCAGCAGGGTGGAGGGATGACGCAGCAAGagtatcaccagcagcaacagcagaatcAGCAAATGATGTTCAACAATGCCCAGCAGGGTGGATTCCAACAGCGGTATTAG
- the LOC125960103 gene encoding aldose reductase A-like, whose product MDLTFKLNTGFDIPLVGFGTYQIHGQQLIYDVLDYALGAGYRHIDTAIVYRNEQFIGQALKTLLPKYNLNREDIFITSKFMSQRNKEQKEVEEAIRESLEKLQTSYLDLYLIHWPGVSGLQVTDKENEKYRKAGWNALCQLKSDGLLRSIGVSNYTVRHLQELMQDCNGVVPAVNQVEWHPYYYQPELLEFCREKSIFLQAYSSLGSSNTSELRSDATVVAIAKRLNKSSAQVLLRWAVQQNIGILPKARSRAHVDENAALDFEISEKDMLLLNSLRDTVGHKFAWDPERVV is encoded by the exons ATGGATCTCACATTTAAGCTGAACACTGGCTTCGACATTCCACTGGTCGGAT TTGGGACTTACCAGATCCATGGTCAGCAGCTCATTTACGACGTGCTGGATTATGCGCTGGGAGCCGGCTATCGGCACATTG ATACGGCGATCGTGTACCGCAACGAGCAGTTTATCGGACAAGCACTCAAGACGTTGCTTCCGAAGTATAACTTGAACCGGGAAGATATCTTTATCACTTCCAAGTTTA TGTCGCAGAGGAATAAAGAACAGAAGGAGGTTGAGGAAGCGATACGGGAGTCGCTAGAAAAGTTGCAAACATCATACCTCGATCTGTACCTGATTCATTGGCCCGGCGTAAGCG GCTTGCAGGTGACCGacaaggaaaatgaaaagtatCGGAAGGCAGGCTGGAACGCATTGTGCCAGCTGAAGAGTGATGGActacttcgatcgatcggtgtgtcGAATTACACGGTTCGACATTTGCAAGAACTAATGCAGGATTGCAACGGCGTTGTTCCGGCTGTTAATCAG GTTGAATGGCACCCGTACTACTATCAGCCTGAGTTGCTGGAGTTTTGTCGCGAGAAAAGTATCTTTCTGCAGGCATACTCATCGCTTGGCTCATCCAATACAAGCGAATTGCGCTCCGATGCGACAGTAGTTGCGATAGCTAAACGGTTGAACAAGTCGTCTGCTCAGGTACTACTGCGTTGGGCTGTGCAGCAAAATATCGGCATACTACCGAAGGCACGATCACGTGCTCACGTGGACGAGAATGCTGCGCTGGATTTTGAGATATCAGAGAAGGACATGTTATTGTTGAATAGTCTGCGTGACACCGTTGGTCATAAGTTTGCCTGGGATCCGGAGCGGGTTGTTTAG